Proteins encoded together in one Drosophila albomicans strain 15112-1751.03 chromosome 2R, ASM965048v2, whole genome shotgun sequence window:
- the LOC117576210 gene encoding myb-like protein Q yields MVRQNRRKGIEEVYGSKLEAVQPGRPQNLPQPGMTKTATMRVASSRQGDSRTQRSYVTANDYYITTNVPLNSTNMRTANTSNIVVQPSKTSHMPVQMQAASTQAMPYGSMSNRRNKASARQPIIQNQPQKVHFVPTDANKVHGHMHSLGHNHSHAQGGMPMQITQRTVYAQNMDMEPSIVELSDKDIIMNTSNLNVRRQHTHLHQNQQPHPHPLQHQLHQQQQLNNQINPSNNNNNMHHKHQHQQQQQQRQQHQQHHHQQPHQRQGHSQQHRGSQLQVEADVEEKDDDPEEFFELIRQTVKTAVGTTICDVVSRNFRDLSSKMERFSNELKTTNDHLAKLQTEVTNKVMHYGEENTRHFRYLCMKSEYDKMFYQHQTMITGKQSSNKVAAASQANLATAAVPTAITTTRVAKQSAVINQKTVKQQLAAAKLETGGGNLKSLKIRDSVKAQNPCACRSTSRPTPSQPQIEERPSSSDQSISVKSSALGVREVLGQIQRFCTQMQLTDLKDEQPKYNSMTGISAIELSAKPGCVPGNLSATPIGNDAKVTKSPDGGDAIDVETETPVDSMDEIEIDNFQYSSDEMSSYSDDSDVKFSGSTTARAPLQSASRKMTATHINKGAGDGQ; encoded by the exons ATGGTACGTCAAAATCGACGTAAGGGCATCGAAGAGGTATACGGCTCCAAATTGGAAGCCGTGCAACCAGGCCGACCACAGAACTTGCCCCAACCGGGCATGACTAAGACGGCAACAATGCGTGTCGCTTCTTCGCGTCAAGGGGATTCGCGCACCCAGCGCAGCTACGTCACAGCCAACGATTATTACATTACCACTAATGTACCGCTGAATTCCACAAATATGCGCACAGCTAACACAAGCAACATAGTTGTACAACCATCGAAGACATCACATATGCCCGTCCAGATGCAGGCGGCATCCACACAGGCAATGCCATATGGCTCGATGTCGAATCGCCGTAACAAAGCGAGTGCTCGTCAGCCCATTATACAGAACCAGCCGCAGAAGGTTCACTTTGTGCCAACGGATGCTAATAAGGTGCATGGTCATATGCATTCGCTTGGTCACAATCATTCACATGCCCAAGGTGGGATGCCTATGCAAATCACTCAACGCACTGTCTACGCACAGAATATGGATATGGAACCGAGTATTGTCGAGCTCTCCGATAAGGATATCATTATGAATACGAGCAACTTGAATGTTCGTCGGCAGCATACGCATTTACATCAAAATCAGCAGCCACATCCGCATCCATTGCAGCATCAgctgcatcagcaacagcagctaaataatcaaatcaaccctagtaacaacaacaacaatatgcaTCAcaagcatcaacatcaacaacaacaacaacagcgtcagcaacatcaacaacatcatcatcaacaacctCATCAACGACAGGGACATTCACAGCAACATCGTGGCTCGCAATTGCAGGTTGAAGCAGACGTTGAGGAGAAGGATGATGATCCCGAAGAGTTCTTTGAGCTTATACGTCAGACTGTAAAAACAGCCGTGGGA ACAACTATTTGTGATGTTGTCAGTCGCAATTTTCGCGATTTGTCCAGCAAAATGGAACGTTTTTCAAATGAACTAAAGACGACCAACGATCATTTGGCTAAACTGCAGACTGAAGTTACAAACA AGGTCATGCATTACGGCGAGGAGAACACTCGTCATTTTCGTTATTTATGCATGAAATCAGAATATGATAAGATGTTCTATCAACATCAGACGATGATAACCGGCAAGCAATCCTCAAATAAAGTGGCCGCTGCATCACAGGCAAATCTCGCCACTGCTGCAGTGCCCACCGCCATCACAACCACCAGAGTTGCTAAACAGTCGGCTGTGATTAATCAGAAGACTGTTAAGCAACAGCTGGCCGCTGCCAAGTTGGAAACCGGGGGCGGTAATCTGAAGAGTCTTAAGATCAGAGACAGTGTGAAAGCGCAGAATCCTTGTGCCTGCCGCAGTACTTCAAGGCCAACACCAAGCCAACCGCAGATTGAGGAGCGACCATCGTCGTCGGATCAGAGCATCAGTGTCAAGTCCTCGGCACTGGGCGTGCGTGAAGTGTTGGGGCAAATACAACGCTTCTGCACCCAAATGCAGCTCACAGATCTCAAGGATGAGCAACCCAAATACAATTCAATGACTGGCATTTCGGCCATTGAGTTGAGTGCCAAGCCTGGCTGTGTTCCTGGTAATTTATCCGCCACGCCAATTGGCAACGATGCAAAGGTGACAAAGTCACCTGATGGAGGTGATGCTATCGATGTGGAGACTGAGACACCGGTTGATAGCATGGATGAAATCGAGATTGACAACTTTCAATACAGCTCCGATGAGATGTCCTCTTACAGTGATGACAGTGATGTCAAGTTCAGCGGCAGCACCACAGCTCGAGCTCCACTGCAGTCAGCTAGCCGCAAAATGACCGCTACTCACATTAACAAGGGCGCCGGCGATGGACAGTAG
- the LOC117576208 gene encoding protein bride of sevenless, with protein sequence MSGTQRGSQTPLQLVLILITVLCIAHSHGAGSGSDAAPTKKSAPLRITKPQPVSTTIKTTATPTTAASTTTNDEASSSIGEQLAPLISSTTEGTTGSSGDGSSSYGTTAAGSLVPEICINGLQLVVSNAQGERIVRRQHELVEIIEGDVLLSVLTSDPASALFVINRVNQANLISADFEVGVRAINVENASLAENLLIQEVQYLQQCTTYSIGIFMDYDLYKRLESIIHDLEYNVWPIPTTRSYLFPKVAHLLHQMPWGEKIASVEIITETLDVYNEFMDAARQEHMCLMHFKSDDNVYILFGNKMANHFKENGTVFVVPTERAEQAFLEELPNRAFILMENEIELRSNDLDTMPTTLDEVLIGKSVLPSRILALATPIVDLMNWLRSSLAQHCKRDEELYVLESCFNFLNFIEDWRTPEFRHPHTIPELLALLHMRKLPEMNFQMYQKKVQTLDVITGESRMELREIASQNFLTNQTIYYHYNGANNTSLELKTKFGLVFNCQYTAGDNRRHPFVFDGESVMFWRIKLDTWVATGLTAAILGLIATLAILVFIVVRISLGDVFEGNPVTSILLLLSLVLVFCSFVPFSMEYVGEQRNSHVTFEDVHTLNTLCAVRVFIMTLVYCFVFSLLLCRAVMLASIGSEGGFLSHVNGYIQAVICAFSVCVQVGMSVQLLVVMHMASESVSCENIYYGRWLWGLLAYDFLLLCCLVSLVPFIYRSQRNYREGILIVIGAVLMLIIWAVWITLSLFGDEWRDAAIPLGLQASGWAVLIGILIPRTFLIVRGIERSDIAQALPSLTSLAFAQNNQYSSEQSVYECVNPAMRHCSQEEMNHQSPSEIPTLPLRGGGPRRQQFFANLRQANANINPQRPPPRPQQSPSRSSVCSLPPSPENSKITRF encoded by the exons ATGAGTGGCACGCAACGAGGCAGCCAAACGCCATTACAATTGG TGTTAATTCTCATCACAGTACTTTGCATAGCTCACAGCCATGGCGCTGGGTCTGGCTCGGATGCCGCACCTACTAAAAAGTCGGCTCCGTTGCGAATAACGAAACCACAACCTGTCAGcactacaataaaaacaacagcaacaccaacaacagcagcatcaacaacgaCGAACGACGAAGCCAGCAGTAGCATAGGTGAACAATTGGCACCATTAATATCCTCCACCACCGAGGGCACAACCGGCAGCAGCGgcgatggcagcagcagttaTGGCACAACCGCAGCAGGTAGTTTAGTGCCAGAAATCTGCATCAATGGTCTGCAGCTGGTCGTGAGCAATGCGCAGGGCGAGCGAATTGTGCGTCGACAGCATGAGTTGGTGGAAATTATTGAGGGAGATGTGTTGCTCAGTGTGCTGACCAGTGATCCAGCATCGGCGCTGTTTGTCATCAATCGTGTCAATCAAGCGAATCTCATTTCAGCTGACTTTGAAGTTG GTGTTCGTGCCATAAATGTGGAAAATGCCAGTCTAGCAGAGAATCTGTTAATACAGGAGGTGCAATACTTACAGCAATGCACCACGTATTCCATAGGCATATTCATGGATTATGATCTTTACAAACGTCTGGAATCTATCATTCACGATTTGGAGTACAATGTGTGGCCCATCCCAACAACGCGTTCTTATCTTTTCCCCAAGGTGGCGCACTTGCTGCATCAGATGCCCTGGGGCGAGAAGATTGCCTCGGTTGAGATAATCACCGAAACTTTAGATGTCTACAATGAGTTCATGGATGCGGCACGTCAGGAACACATGTGTCTAATGCACTTTAAGAGCGATGACAATGtgtacattttatttggcaaTAAAATGGCCAATCACTTTAAGGAGAACGGCACTGTGTTCGTTGTGCCCACGGAACGCGCAGAGCAGGCTTTCCTAGAGG AACTTCCCAACAGGGCTTTTATACTGATGGAGAATGAAATAGAACTGCGCTCCAATGACTTGGATACAATGCCCACTACACTGGATGAGGTGCTCATTGGCAAGTCTGTGTTGCCATCACGTATTCTCGCCTTGGCCACTCCCATTGTTGACCTAATGAACTGGCTGCGTAGTTCACTGGCCCAGCATTGTAAGCGTGATGAGGAGCTGTATGTGCTCGAGAGTTGCTTCAACTTCCTCAACTTTATTGAGGATTGGCGTACGCCAGAGTTTCGTCATCCCCACACAATACCAGAGCTGTTGGCGTTGCTGCACATGCGCAAACTGCCTGAAATGAACTTCCAAATGTATCAGAAGAAAGTGCAAACATTGGATGTGATAACAGGCGAATCACGCATGGAACTGCGTGAGATTGCCAGCCAGAACTTTCTAACAAATCAGACCATCTACTATCACTACAATGGAGCGAACAATACCAGCCTGGAGCTAAAGACCAAGTTCGGATTGGTATTCAATTGTCAGTATACGGCAGGTGACAATCGGCGTCATCCGTTTGTGTTCGATGGCGAATCTGTGATGTTCTGGCGCATCAAACTGGACACCTGGGTGGCAACTGGGCTGACGGCTGCCATACTGGGCCTGATTGCCACGTTGGCCATTCTTGTGTTCATTGTGGTGCGCATCTCACTGGGCGACGTCTTCGAGGGCAATCCGGTCACCTCCATATTGCTGCTTCTGTCACTTGTGCTTGTCTTCTGCTCCTTTGTGCCCTTCTCCATGGAGTATGTGGGCGAGCAACGCAACTCGCATGTCACCTTCGAGGATGTCCACACATTGAACACGCTCTGCGCTGTACGTGTATTCATCATGACGCTGGTCTATTGCTTTGTCTTCTCACTGCTGCTCTGCCGTGCTGTTATGCTTGCTTCGATTGGGTCCGAAGGCGGTTTTCTATCCCATGTCAATGGTTACATTCAGGCGGTCATCTGTGCATTCAGCGTGTGCGTCCAGGTCGGTATGTCCGTGCAATTGCTGGTAGTCATGCACATGGCATCTGAGAGCGTCTCCTGTGAGAACATCTATTACGGCCGTTGGCTGTGGGGACTCTTGGCCTATGACTTTCTGTTGCTGTGCTGTCTGGTCAGCTTGGTGCCGTTTATCTATCGATCGCAGCGCAACTATCGCGAAGGCATTCTAATTGTGATTGGAGCTGTGCTGATGCTGATCATCTGGGCTGTCTGGATTACGCTTTCGCTGTTTGGTGACGAGTGGCGGGATGCAGCCATACCGCTGGGTCTGCAGGCCAGTGGCTGGGCTGTCCTCATCGGCATTCTCATACCGCGCACGTTTCTCATTGTGCGCGGCATTGAACGCTCCGATATTGCTCAAGCGTTGCCCTCGCTCACTTCCCTGGCCTTTGCCCAAAACAATCAGTACTCTTCGGAACAG AGCGTCTATGAGTGTGTGAATCCCGCCATGCGGCACTGTTCGCAAGAGGAAATGAATCATCAGTCACCGAGTGAAATACCCACATTGCCGCTGCGTGGTGGTGGCCCACGCCGTCAACAATTCTTCGCTAACCTTCGTCAGgccaatgcaaatattaatcCGCAACGTCCACCGCCGCGTCCACAACAAAGTCCTTCGCGTTCGTCGGTCTGCTCGTTGCCGCCCTCACCGGAAAACAGCAAGATAACGCGTTTCTGA